A single Cupriavidus sp. D39 DNA region contains:
- a CDS encoding N-formylglutamate amidohydrolase, protein MTEADRKTGFSPYLLQLPQGESSPLFLDSPHSATSYPADFRPAAGLPLSLLRQAEDTFVDELYADAPARGIALLCAGFPRSYLDANRGIEEIDEAVLDAPWPGPRQETSKTRLGKGLVWRVLDTGEAIYDRKLSVAEVQARIAQYYLPYYAQLQKLADQAVATHGSAWHINCHSMPSEAAQYATEHPGLQHPDFVVGDRDGTTCDTRFTDRVEGVLKDMGYDVWRNHPYKGVEIVRVVGQPAQKRHSLQLEINRKLYMDEVGLVHNAGFGKLKADLNALLDDLKVFVKTI, encoded by the coding sequence ATGACGGAAGCAGACCGAAAGACCGGGTTCAGCCCTTACCTCCTGCAACTGCCGCAAGGCGAGAGCAGCCCGCTCTTTCTCGATTCGCCGCATAGCGCCACCAGCTACCCGGCCGATTTCCGGCCGGCGGCCGGCTTGCCCCTGTCGCTGCTGCGCCAGGCCGAAGACACGTTCGTCGACGAGTTGTACGCCGACGCTCCCGCACGCGGCATTGCGCTGCTGTGCGCGGGCTTCCCGCGCAGCTACCTCGACGCCAACCGCGGCATCGAGGAGATCGACGAAGCCGTGCTCGACGCGCCCTGGCCCGGCCCGCGCCAGGAAACCTCCAAGACCCGTCTTGGCAAGGGCCTGGTGTGGCGCGTGCTGGATACCGGCGAGGCCATCTACGACCGCAAGCTGAGCGTGGCCGAGGTGCAGGCGCGCATTGCGCAGTACTACCTGCCCTACTACGCGCAACTGCAGAAGCTGGCCGATCAGGCCGTCGCCACGCACGGCAGCGCCTGGCACATCAACTGCCACTCGATGCCCAGCGAGGCGGCGCAGTACGCCACCGAGCATCCCGGGCTGCAGCATCCGGACTTCGTGGTGGGCGACCGCGACGGCACCACCTGCGACACGCGCTTCACGGACCGCGTGGAAGGCGTGCTCAAGGACATGGGCTACGACGTCTGGCGCAACCACCCCTACAAGGGCGTGGAAATCGTGCGTGTGGTGGGCCAGCCGGCGCAAAAGCGCCACAGCCTGCAGCTCGAGATCAACCGCAAGCTGTACATGGACGAAGTCGGCCTGGTGCACAACGCGGGCTTCGGCAAGCTGAAGGCCGACCTCAACGCGCTGCTGGACGACCTCAAGGTCTTCGTCAAGACCATCTGA
- a CDS encoding helix-turn-helix domain-containing protein: MRRLEIADAQIMQLAIRQEIERSEESRYDHRLHGVLLVSIGYSCTEVGQMFGQAATTVQRWVRRFERGGFDGLREGERPGRPRALNDSQWRRIEADLRKTPRDFGFEAGLWDGPVLSEHLRQRYGIKLGVRQCQRLFRQMGFRLRKPRPQVAQSDPVRVAAVKNCGDWQSATTLSYGAWTNAISSNTDRAVACGWPRKSAIRC; the protein is encoded by the coding sequence ATGCGCAGACTCGAGATTGCAGACGCACAGATCATGCAGTTGGCGATTCGACAGGAGATCGAGCGAAGCGAGGAGTCGCGGTATGACCACCGCCTGCACGGGGTGCTGCTGGTCAGCATCGGTTACTCGTGCACTGAAGTGGGCCAGATGTTCGGTCAAGCGGCCACGACAGTTCAGCGATGGGTCCGACGTTTCGAGCGGGGCGGTTTCGACGGATTGCGGGAAGGTGAACGGCCCGGTCGCCCGCGTGCGTTGAATGACTCGCAATGGCGTCGCATCGAGGCGGATCTGCGCAAGACACCACGCGACTTCGGATTTGAAGCGGGCCTGTGGGATGGGCCCGTTCTATCGGAGCACTTGCGTCAGCGCTATGGCATCAAGCTGGGCGTGCGGCAGTGCCAGAGGCTGTTTCGCCAGATGGGTTTCCGGCTGCGCAAGCCGCGCCCGCAGGTCGCCCAGTCTGATCCTGTTCGCGTTGCGGCGGTAAAAAACTGCGGCGACTGGCAAAGCGCGACGACATTGAGTTATGGAGCCTGGACGAATGCCATTTCCAGCAACACGGATCGCGCTGTCGCATGTGGGTGGCCCCGGAAATCCGCGATCCGGTGTTGA
- a CDS encoding DUF1800 domain-containing protein translates to MTNTAMTAAAVAVNRFGLGARPDEPLPADPRGWLLGQFERYEARPASWSAQPGTAALAGEFGAQQREVRQAQADAKTAARQQLQRETREAYRGAVDARVTSALVTQAPFVERLVHFWSNHFAVSVEKPAVAALAGAFEAEAIRPHVLGCFEDMLVAVQRHAAMQVFLDQVRSIGPDSMAARVAAQHAPERPLGLNENLAREILELHTLGVRSGYQQADVTEFARALTGWSIGGLGAREDGEPGRFQFRARVHEPGTRTILGRSYPQQGEAQALAVLHDLAQSEATANHLATKLVRHFVADVPPPALVARLSEAYQRSGGALPEMYRALVQSPEAWASEPAKFKTPWEWTLSSLRGLGLREAGAQHFAPMLTQLGQPVWRPGSPAGYDDIAASWAAPDALVRRVEMAQRLAARVGDRIDARELGPKLLAGTLSAPTSAAIARAESAQTALALLLVSPDFQRR, encoded by the coding sequence ATGACAAACACCGCCATGACGGCCGCGGCTGTCGCGGTCAACCGGTTCGGGCTGGGCGCGCGCCCGGATGAGCCGCTGCCGGCCGATCCGCGCGGCTGGCTGCTGGGCCAGTTCGAGCGCTACGAGGCCAGGCCCGCCTCCTGGAGCGCGCAGCCGGGCACAGCCGCGTTGGCCGGCGAGTTCGGCGCCCAGCAGCGCGAGGTGCGCCAGGCGCAGGCCGACGCGAAGACCGCGGCGCGCCAGCAATTGCAGCGCGAGACGCGCGAGGCTTATCGCGGTGCCGTCGATGCGCGCGTGACCAGTGCGCTGGTCACGCAGGCGCCGTTCGTCGAGCGGCTGGTGCATTTCTGGTCCAACCACTTCGCGGTCTCGGTGGAGAAGCCGGCCGTAGCCGCGCTGGCCGGCGCCTTCGAGGCCGAGGCAATCCGTCCCCATGTGCTCGGATGCTTCGAGGACATGCTGGTCGCGGTGCAGCGCCATGCCGCCATGCAGGTCTTCCTGGACCAGGTCCGCTCGATCGGCCCCGACAGCATGGCCGCGCGGGTGGCCGCGCAGCACGCGCCCGAGCGCCCGCTCGGATTGAACGAGAACCTCGCGCGCGAAATCCTGGAGCTGCATACGCTCGGCGTGCGCAGTGGCTACCAGCAGGCCGACGTGACCGAGTTCGCGCGGGCGCTGACCGGCTGGAGCATCGGCGGCCTCGGCGCGCGCGAGGACGGCGAGCCCGGGCGCTTCCAGTTCCGCGCGCGCGTGCATGAGCCCGGCACTCGCACCATCCTGGGCCGCAGCTACCCGCAGCAAGGTGAAGCGCAGGCGCTGGCCGTGCTGCATGACCTCGCGCAGAGCGAAGCCACGGCCAATCACCTGGCCACCAAGCTGGTCCGCCACTTCGTCGCCGACGTGCCGCCGCCCGCGCTGGTGGCGCGCTTGTCCGAGGCGTATCAGCGCAGCGGTGGCGCGTTGCCCGAGATGTACCGCGCGCTGGTGCAGTCGCCCGAGGCGTGGGCCAGCGAGCCGGCGAAATTCAAGACACCTTGGGAGTGGACCCTCTCCTCCTTGCGCGGGTTGGGTTTGCGCGAGGCGGGCGCACAGCACTTCGCGCCCATGTTGACCCAGCTCGGCCAGCCGGTCTGGCGGCCGGGCTCGCCCGCGGGCTACGACGACATCGCCGCAAGCTGGGCCGCGCCCGATGCGCTGGTGCGCCGGGTTGAGATGGCGCAGCGCCTGGCGGCGCGCGTCGGCGACCGGATCGATGCGCGCGAGCTCGGCCCCAAGCTGCTCGCCGGCACGCTGTCGGCGCCGACCTCGGCCGCCATTGCGCGCGCCGAAAGCGCGCAGACCGCACTGGCCTTGCTGCTGGTGTCGCCCGATTTTCAACGGAGGTAA
- a CDS encoding YXWGXW repeat-containing protein yields MRRSIALSSSLACLGVAMTAAFALAPAFAQTIVIAPSAPPPMRQEVLPPARGGYVWDPGHWQWRNGAYVWLRGHWRPARAGYRWVSGHWVARGPQWRWVEGHWAP; encoded by the coding sequence ATGCGCAGGTCAATTGCCCTCTCATCTAGCCTGGCCTGCCTGGGCGTTGCCATGACGGCGGCGTTCGCGCTGGCGCCGGCATTCGCGCAAACCATCGTGATCGCGCCCTCGGCGCCCCCGCCGATGCGCCAGGAGGTCCTGCCGCCCGCGCGCGGCGGCTACGTCTGGGATCCGGGCCACTGGCAATGGCGCAATGGCGCCTACGTCTGGCTGCGCGGCCATTGGCGGCCTGCCCGGGCGGGCTACCGCTGGGTGTCGGGGCACTGGGTGGCGCGCGGCCCGCAATGGCGCTGGGTCGAAGGGCATTGGGCGCCGTGA
- a CDS encoding periplasmic heavy metal sensor: MNERTPKRLKVALAISVLVNVFLLGAIGGGGYRWYAVERHAAAQPRGLRFAADGLEAEQRRQFLQGLRAARRAAASDVDAARDGRHQVEQLLRQPQFERDALAAALARTREADAALRTRLEGSVVEFAATLSPADREKLADALVQRGPLRTAPARPAKAAP, from the coding sequence ATGAACGAGCGTACGCCGAAGCGGCTCAAGGTAGCGCTGGCGATCTCCGTGCTGGTCAACGTGTTCTTGCTGGGCGCGATCGGTGGTGGCGGCTATCGCTGGTACGCCGTGGAGCGCCACGCGGCCGCGCAGCCGCGCGGACTGCGCTTTGCCGCCGACGGGCTGGAGGCCGAGCAGCGCAGGCAGTTCCTGCAAGGCTTGCGCGCGGCGCGCCGTGCCGCGGCGTCGGACGTGGACGCCGCGCGCGACGGACGCCACCAGGTGGAGCAATTGCTGCGGCAGCCGCAGTTCGAGCGTGACGCGCTGGCGGCGGCATTAGCCCGCACGCGCGAGGCCGATGCCGCGTTGCGCACCCGGCTGGAAGGCAGCGTGGTGGAATTCGCCGCCACGCTGTCGCCCGCGGATCGGGAGAAGCTGGCCGATGCACTGGTCCAGCGCGGCCCGCTGCGCACGGCGCCGGCGCGGCCCGCGAAGGCAGCGCCATGA
- a CDS encoding DUF1501 domain-containing protein: MFSRRDFLRAAGGAAAMLALPRLTLASVDSDRRFVFVIQRGAADGLNTVIPYADPGYARLRGALAIDAAQAIKLDGTFALHPALTETARMYSAGQALFVHAVASPYRERSHFDGQNVLETGGAAPYQVKDGWMNRLVSLLPKRPDNAIAFAPTVPAALRGPVEVGSYAPSALPSAPDDLLTRVGQLYEMDAQLHPLWNAAMQARGLAGDAGARQDPASLGRLAAGFLARADGPRIAMIETGGWDTHSAQAPRLAARLKALDTMLAALRDGLGPAWDRTTVLVATEFGRTAAANGTGGTDHGTGAVAMLVGGAVKGGRVMADWPGLGQGALYQGRDLAPTMGLDGLIAAAAGQSFGLDEGRVGGVLFGEVWKGGGWGS; encoded by the coding sequence ATGTTTTCCCGCCGAGATTTCCTCCGCGCGGCCGGCGGCGCCGCCGCCATGCTTGCGTTGCCGCGCCTCACGCTCGCCAGCGTGGATTCCGATCGCCGCTTTGTCTTCGTCATCCAGCGCGGCGCCGCCGATGGCTTGAACACGGTCATTCCCTACGCCGATCCCGGCTACGCCCGCCTGCGCGGCGCGCTGGCCATCGACGCAGCGCAAGCCATCAAGCTCGACGGCACCTTCGCGCTGCATCCCGCGCTGACGGAGACGGCGCGGATGTACAGCGCGGGGCAGGCGCTGTTCGTGCATGCGGTGGCATCGCCCTACCGGGAGCGCTCGCATTTCGACGGGCAGAACGTGCTGGAGACCGGCGGCGCCGCGCCCTACCAGGTCAAGGACGGCTGGATGAACCGGCTAGTGAGCCTGCTGCCCAAGCGGCCGGATAACGCCATCGCCTTCGCACCCACGGTGCCGGCGGCGCTGCGCGGGCCGGTGGAAGTCGGCTCCTATGCGCCATCGGCGCTGCCTTCGGCGCCCGATGACCTGCTCACGCGCGTCGGGCAGCTCTACGAGATGGACGCGCAACTGCACCCGCTCTGGAACGCGGCCATGCAAGCCCGCGGCCTGGCCGGCGACGCCGGCGCACGGCAGGACCCCGCCAGCCTTGGCCGCCTTGCCGCCGGTTTCCTGGCCCGCGCGGACGGGCCGCGCATCGCCATGATCGAAACCGGCGGCTGGGATACGCACAGCGCGCAAGCGCCGCGGCTGGCGGCCCGGCTCAAGGCCCTCGACACCATGCTAGCCGCGCTGCGCGACGGCCTCGGCCCTGCATGGGACCGCACCACTGTGCTGGTCGCCACCGAGTTCGGACGCACGGCCGCCGCCAACGGCACGGGCGGCACCGATCACGGTACTGGCGCGGTGGCGATGCTGGTGGGAGGGGCGGTCAAGGGTGGGCGTGTCATGGCCGACTGGCCGGGTTTGGGGCAGGGGGCGCTCTACCAGGGGCGCGATCTGGCGCCGACCATGGGGTTGGATGGGTTGATCGCCGCGGCTGCGGGGCAGAGTTTCGGGTTGGATGAGGGGCGGGTTGGAGGGGTGTTGTTTGGGGAGGTTTGGAAGGGGGGAGGATGGGGGAGTTAG
- the ltrA gene encoding group II intron reverse transcriptase/maturase: MTASDVQASAAGASSHPARMWEQANWSHIAADVKRLQARIAKATWEGRWGKVKALQRLLTRSHSGKMLAVKRVTENRGKRTPGVDGRIWSSPAARWNGMVSLRHRGYRAMPLRRVYIPKSNGKKRPLGIPCMRCRAMQALWKLALEPVAETLADANSYGFRPERSTADAIEQCFKVLAKRASPEWILEGDIRGCFDNFSHSWFLENIPMDKGVLRKWLQAGYIDEGTLFESWAGTPQGGVISPVIANMALDGLEAAVHASVGTSKLARSKAQLNVVRYADDFVVTGVSKDVLESRVLPAVRQFMAARCLELSEEKTRITNIVEGFDFLGQNVRKYGGKLLTKPAKKSIKSLLDKAREVIKGNASATQEVLIRRLNPIIRGWAMYHRHVVAKATFSTIDSHIWHLLWKWARRRHPTKGARWVRQRYFRRDGHRSWDFATKGSTEGDTCGLQLFRATTVAIQRHVKIRGLANPFDPAWDIYLARRRSAKRSVGLPGAIQWC; encoded by the coding sequence ATGACGGCGAGCGACGTGCAAGCGAGCGCGGCTGGTGCGTCCTCGCACCCGGCGCGGATGTGGGAGCAGGCAAACTGGTCGCACATCGCGGCCGACGTGAAACGACTTCAGGCGCGTATCGCTAAGGCAACATGGGAGGGCAGATGGGGCAAGGTGAAAGCCTTGCAACGTCTGCTGACCCGCTCGCATAGCGGCAAGATGTTGGCCGTGAAGCGTGTGACGGAAAATCGCGGTAAGAGGACGCCGGGGGTGGATGGCAGGATATGGTCGTCCCCGGCGGCCAGATGGAACGGAATGGTGTCGCTACGTCATCGCGGCTATCGTGCGATGCCGCTGCGGCGGGTTTACATTCCCAAGAGTAACGGCAAGAAGCGTCCGCTGGGAATTCCATGTATGCGGTGCCGGGCGATGCAGGCTTTATGGAAGCTCGCTCTGGAACCCGTCGCGGAGACCCTGGCAGACGCCAATTCCTACGGCTTTCGGCCCGAACGCTCGACCGCCGATGCCATCGAACAGTGCTTCAAGGTTCTGGCCAAGCGTGCCTCGCCAGAATGGATTCTGGAGGGTGACATTCGAGGTTGTTTCGACAACTTCAGTCATTCCTGGTTCCTGGAGAACATACCGATGGATAAGGGGGTTCTGCGCAAGTGGCTTCAGGCCGGATATATCGATGAGGGAACCCTGTTCGAGTCGTGGGCGGGTACACCCCAAGGGGGTGTCATCTCGCCCGTGATCGCGAATATGGCGCTGGATGGGCTTGAAGCAGCAGTTCATGCAAGTGTGGGAACATCCAAACTTGCTCGCAGCAAGGCTCAACTCAACGTCGTCCGCTATGCCGATGACTTTGTGGTGACTGGCGTATCGAAAGATGTGCTGGAATCCCGGGTGCTTCCCGCGGTTAGGCAGTTTATGGCCGCCCGATGCCTGGAACTCTCGGAAGAGAAGACCAGAATCACCAACATAGTGGAGGGTTTCGATTTCCTTGGCCAGAACGTGCGCAAGTACGGCGGCAAACTGCTGACCAAGCCAGCGAAGAAAAGTATCAAATCGCTGCTGGACAAGGCCAGGGAAGTCATCAAAGGCAACGCGAGTGCCACCCAAGAGGTGTTGATCCGTAGGCTGAACCCGATCATTCGGGGATGGGCTATGTATCATCGCCACGTCGTGGCAAAAGCGACCTTCTCGACGATAGACTCGCACATCTGGCACCTGCTCTGGAAGTGGGCAAGACGTAGGCACCCCACGAAAGGAGCCCGGTGGGTCAGGCAACGGTACTTCCGGCGAGACGGACACCGGTCCTGGGACTTTGCGACGAAGGGTTCAACCGAGGGTGACACCTGCGGCCTGCAACTCTTCCGCGCAACGACGGTCGCGATTCAGCGCCACGTCAAAATCCGGGGACTGGCCAATCCATTTGATCCAGCATGGGACATCTACCTTGCCCGCCGTCGATCCGCGAAACGCTCCGTCGGGCTGCCCGGTGCCATCCAATGGTGCTGA
- a CDS encoding IS256 family transposase, which translates to MPRKPKAIPRDLPTIPKELIDQFVKGPMTAEAVQDAAMAFKKALIERAMGAELGHHLGYPAGAERPEDATNQRNGSSAKTVLTDTGPLRLAIPRDRDGSFAPILIPKHDRRFTGFDDKIIAMYARGMTVREIQAFLVEQYGTEVSPAFISSVTDAVMEEVTAWQARPLEVMYPVVFFDALRVKMREDGVVRSKAVYLALGVLPDGTRDILGLWIETTEGAKFWMKVFNDLKTRGTQDILIAVTDGLKGMEQALNAVFPSTTLQTCVVHLIRGSLDYASWKDRRVVAAALKPVYTAATVEAAEAALLAFEQSDWGKRYPPIAASWHRAWDRVIPFFAFPPAIRKIIYTTNAIESINAQLRKIIKTRGHFPSDEAATKLLWLALRNITGKWGSATHDWKAAMNQFAILYEDRFTQPHR; encoded by the coding sequence ATGCCACGCAAACCAAAGGCCATACCCAGGGACCTTCCGACCATCCCTAAGGAGCTGATCGATCAGTTCGTTAAAGGTCCGATGACTGCTGAGGCGGTGCAAGACGCCGCCATGGCGTTCAAGAAGGCCCTGATCGAGCGGGCGATGGGCGCGGAGCTGGGCCATCACCTGGGCTACCCGGCGGGTGCCGAGCGCCCCGAGGATGCAACCAACCAGCGCAATGGCTCCAGCGCCAAGACCGTGCTTACGGACACGGGACCCTTGCGGCTGGCGATCCCGCGCGACCGCGACGGCAGCTTCGCGCCCATCCTGATTCCCAAGCACGACCGGCGTTTTACTGGCTTTGACGACAAGATCATCGCCATGTATGCGCGCGGCATGACGGTACGCGAGATCCAGGCGTTCCTGGTCGAGCAGTATGGCACTGAGGTGTCGCCCGCGTTCATCAGCTCGGTAACGGATGCGGTCATGGAGGAAGTCACCGCCTGGCAGGCCCGTCCATTGGAGGTCATGTACCCGGTCGTGTTCTTCGACGCGCTGCGGGTCAAGATGCGCGAGGATGGCGTCGTGCGCAGCAAGGCGGTCTATCTGGCGCTGGGCGTGCTGCCCGATGGCACGCGTGACATCCTGGGCCTGTGGATCGAGACCACCGAAGGGGCAAAGTTCTGGATGAAGGTGTTCAACGACCTGAAGACGCGAGGCACCCAAGACATCCTGATCGCGGTGACCGACGGCTTGAAGGGCATGGAGCAGGCCCTGAACGCGGTGTTCCCGAGCACGACACTGCAGACTTGTGTCGTGCATCTGATACGCGGCAGCCTGGACTACGCGAGCTGGAAGGACCGCCGTGTGGTGGCGGCCGCGCTCAAGCCTGTCTACACGGCTGCCACGGTTGAGGCCGCCGAGGCGGCGCTGTTGGCCTTCGAGCAAAGCGACTGGGGCAAGCGCTACCCACCGATTGCAGCCTCCTGGCATCGCGCCTGGGACCGGGTGATTCCATTCTTTGCGTTCCCGCCGGCCATCCGCAAGATCATCTACACCACGAATGCCATCGAGAGCATCAACGCGCAACTGCGTAAGATTATCAAGACCCGCGGGCACTTCCCGAGCGATGAAGCGGCCACCAAACTGCTGTGGCTAGCCTTGCGCAACATCACCGGCAAGTGGGGCAGCGCCACGCACGACTGGAAAGCCGCCATGAACCAGTTCGCGATCCTCTACGAGGATCGCTTCACACAACCCCATCGCTGA
- the gcvA gene encoding transcriptional regulator GcvA, with translation MRRLCPSLTELQAFEAAARYNSFTTAARELHVTQGAVSKQVRSLEAFLGVELFERVRQRLMLTDAGQRYLDRIRPSLTEIEAATVELIAKQGRGGTLHIASMPTLGAKWLIPRLPQFFEKHPDVSLEFVPHAQGYDFSQPDLDAAIRFGDGMWPGSLADYMTGREVLPVCRPALLAGEPEGMARAPSGLLRFSLLHHTTVPEAWPDWFAELGVATRKAWSGARFDQFSLLTQAAMSGLGIALIPRCLIEEELATGVLVVAHPARVLSKKGYYLCYPEQKQHLPALQTFRQWVMEGVDVVA, from the coding sequence ATGCGACGCTTATGTCCGTCGCTGACTGAATTGCAGGCTTTCGAGGCTGCCGCACGCTACAACAGCTTCACCACCGCGGCGCGGGAGCTCCACGTCACGCAGGGTGCCGTGAGCAAGCAGGTGCGCAGCCTGGAGGCCTTCCTCGGCGTGGAACTGTTCGAGCGCGTGCGCCAGCGCCTGATGCTGACCGATGCCGGCCAGCGCTACCTGGACCGCATCCGCCCCAGCCTGACCGAGATCGAGGCCGCCACGGTGGAGCTGATCGCCAAGCAAGGCCGGGGTGGCACCCTGCACATCGCCAGCATGCCCACGCTGGGCGCCAAGTGGCTGATTCCGCGCTTGCCGCAGTTCTTCGAGAAGCATCCCGACGTCAGCCTTGAATTCGTGCCGCACGCGCAGGGCTACGACTTTTCCCAGCCCGACCTCGATGCCGCCATCCGCTTCGGCGACGGCATGTGGCCTGGCAGCCTGGCCGACTACATGACCGGCCGCGAAGTCCTGCCCGTATGCCGCCCGGCCCTGCTGGCAGGGGAGCCCGAAGGCATGGCGCGCGCGCCGTCGGGGCTGCTGCGCTTCTCGCTGCTGCACCACACCACCGTGCCCGAAGCCTGGCCCGACTGGTTCGCCGAGCTTGGCGTGGCGACCCGCAAGGCGTGGAGCGGCGCACGCTTCGACCAGTTCTCGCTGCTGACCCAGGCGGCGATGTCGGGGCTCGGCATCGCGCTGATCCCGCGCTGCCTGATCGAGGAGGAGCTTGCCACCGGCGTGCTGGTGGTGGCGCATCCGGCGCGGGTGCTGAGCAAGAAGGGCTATTACCTTTGCTATCCCGAGCAGAAACAGCATCTGCCGGCGCTGCAGACCTTTCGCCAATGGGTGATGGAAGGCGTCGACGTGGTGGCGTGA
- a CDS encoding tripartite tricarboxylate transporter substrate binding protein BugE, translating to MQRRNMLRLLAAATGAAAAGLSLSAAAQGTYPTKPISLVVPFPAGGTTDIVARIVADKLGQQLGQTVVVDNRGGAGGSIGTGYLAKAAPDGYTLGIATASTHGINPAVYPRLSYDATKDFTTITNLASVPNVMSINPAVKANDMKAFIALAKAQPNKMAYGSAGNGSVSHMMGELFKMSSKTELLHVPYKGVGPALNDALANQVQVLFDNLPSSLPFIEGGKLRALAVASPKRVPALPNVPTFAELGLPEVNDAAWFGLIAPANLPADVQAKLHDATVKVLALPEVKAKLEKLGAVPVGNTPAQFAAQIKTEVAKNKRIAAAAKITLD from the coding sequence ATGCAACGCCGTAACATGCTCCGCCTCCTTGCCGCCGCCACGGGTGCCGCCGCCGCCGGCCTGTCGCTGTCGGCCGCTGCCCAGGGCACGTACCCGACCAAGCCGATCTCGCTGGTCGTGCCGTTCCCGGCAGGTGGCACCACCGACATCGTGGCGCGCATCGTGGCCGACAAGCTCGGCCAGCAACTGGGCCAGACCGTGGTGGTGGACAACCGCGGCGGCGCCGGCGGCAGCATCGGTACCGGTTACCTGGCCAAGGCCGCGCCGGACGGCTACACCCTGGGCATCGCCACCGCTTCCACGCACGGCATCAACCCGGCCGTGTACCCGCGCCTGTCGTATGACGCCACCAAGGACTTCACCACCATCACCAACCTGGCTTCGGTGCCTAACGTGATGAGCATCAACCCGGCGGTGAAGGCCAACGACATGAAGGCCTTCATCGCGCTGGCCAAGGCCCAGCCGAACAAGATGGCCTACGGCTCGGCCGGCAACGGCAGCGTCTCGCACATGATGGGCGAGCTGTTCAAGATGAGCAGCAAGACCGAACTGCTGCACGTGCCGTACAAGGGCGTGGGCCCGGCGCTGAACGATGCGCTGGCCAACCAGGTGCAAGTGCTGTTCGACAACCTGCCGTCCTCGCTGCCGTTCATCGAAGGCGGCAAGCTGCGCGCCCTGGCCGTGGCCTCGCCCAAGCGCGTGCCGGCCCTGCCCAATGTGCCGACGTTTGCCGAGCTCGGCCTGCCCGAAGTCAACGACGCCGCCTGGTTCGGCCTGATCGCGCCGGCCAACCTGCCTGCCGACGTGCAAGCCAAGCTGCACGACGCCACCGTCAAGGTACTGGCACTGCCCGAAGTAAAGGCTAAGCTGGAGAAGCTGGGCGCGGTGCCGGTTGGCAACACGCCGGCGCAGTTCGCCGCGCAGATCAAGACCGAAGTGGCGAAGAACAAGCGCATCGCCGCCGCAGCCAAGATCACCCTGGATTAA
- a CDS encoding IS630 family transposase — protein MDECHFQQHGSRCRMWVAPEIRDPVLMHAPTRKSVACFGAVSLSTGRFIWQVCPVFNAETFASFLRQLLRHRRRGKRIVVVLDNAKYHHAVLLKPLLHKYRRHMTLLFLPPYSPQLAPIERVWKLTRRLGLHNRYFATLVEVLSAVDACFQQWKRPNEVLRRLCCII, from the coding sequence CTGGACGAATGCCATTTCCAGCAACACGGATCGCGCTGTCGCATGTGGGTGGCCCCGGAAATCCGCGATCCGGTGTTGATGCATGCGCCGACGCGAAAGTCGGTGGCATGTTTTGGCGCCGTCAGTCTGAGCACGGGTCGCTTCATCTGGCAGGTATGCCCTGTCTTCAACGCAGAAACGTTTGCATCCTTTCTTCGCCAACTACTGCGCCATCGACGTCGCGGCAAGCGCATCGTCGTGGTCCTGGACAACGCCAAGTACCACCATGCCGTTCTGCTCAAACCGTTACTGCACAAATACAGGCGGCACATGACGTTGTTGTTCCTGCCACCATACAGCCCGCAACTGGCGCCTATCGAACGCGTATGGAAACTGACACGGCGCCTGGGGTTACATAACCGGTACTTCGCCACCCTCGTAGAAGTTCTCTCGGCAGTCGACGCCTGCTTCCAGCAATGGAAGAGACCAAACGAGGTACTACGACGACTATGCTGCATTATTTAA